The following proteins are co-located in the Cydia pomonella isolate Wapato2018A chromosome 19, ilCydPomo1, whole genome shotgun sequence genome:
- the LOC133528634 gene encoding beta-mannosidase, with product MQTFLALIVFCLGSVVCINVIDLSSSNSDVTWTFESKNGSITGQGSVPGGIYSDLQKAGVIGNILSGFNDVASRWVAYDSWTYTGRVTINQIPDTDVAHLVLEGVDTVAFVEVNGSPVGSTNNMFVRYVFDIKSQLKASANEIKITFVSPVEAAQLRSEKHFAAPECLPVVYNGECHANQLRKMQASFAWDWGPAFPSVGLWKPAYIEFYNSAIIRSMTSHADKVGAHWDLKIIAHLESSRKRKQIGGRIGASIKVNGGQTLTVDRAFESTTRDDGTSEAELNMTISENVISLWWPNGFGDQALYDLHLRFTSGDSKETYAIHKQIGFRTLEVVEEDISLLPCNDTAGPGLSFYFKVNGYPIFMKGSNWIPANILPELSSDKNTVDELLLSAREAHMAMLRVWGGGVYESDYFYQRCDQLGILIWQDFLFACSMYPADEEFLETVKVEIEQNVINLQHHPSIAIWAGNNENEAALRGNWYFTNPQFMKYKKEYVKLYVDTIKPIVEGLDPGRRYVASSPSNGKESEEEGYISEHPYDPHYGDTHYYNYLLDNWNQNIYPKTRFASEYGFQSLPSLVTMRTATNNESDFQVDSPYSVHRQHSPGGYGFIQDQMNRYFRLDKSDTKYFEKFVYYSQISQAMAMKAETEFYRQSQADWYTMGALYWQLNDVWQAPSWSGIEYGGKWKMLHYFAKSFFAPVLVSPRLLLTHDVDIYLLNDRFVPITGGIITVEFFNWTSTTPMRSILIAANADPLSSIKVPLSIALWKEEINKVFLRFSLVADGVSSSPYNYVFPTPFKSVKGLRQPNIQINVLSNIKATTDGFRYTVEITTDTVVLFLWLETQEPGRFEDNGLVVTDPRITVNYVSNKQMSPKDLEKSIHYDYYMQE from the exons ATGCAGACGTTCCTTGCTCTGATTGTATTTTGTTTAGGCAGTGTGGTCTGTATTAATGTGATCGATTTGTCTTCCTCCAATTCGGATGTAACATGGACATTTGAAAGTAAAAATGGAT CCATAACAGGCCAGGGTTCAGTGCCCGGCGGCATCTACTCGGACCTGCAGAAGGCGGGAGTAATTGGCAACATCCTCTCGGGCTTCAACGACGTGGCCTCGAGATGGGTTGCTTACGACTCCTGGACTTATACCGGACGAGTGACAA taaacCAGATTCCGGACACGGATGTTGCTCACTTGGTTCTTGAAGGCGTCGATACGGTAGCTTTCGTCGAAGTGAATGGGAGTCCTGTCGGTAGCACGAACAATATGTTCGTGCGGTACGTCTTTGACATTAAGTCGCAGTTGAAGGCAA GTGCCAATGAGATCAAAATAACTTTCGTATCGCCAGTAGAAGCAGCGCAATTACGCTCCGAGAAGCACTTCGCAGCACCTGAGTGTCTCCCCGTTGTTTACAATGGCGAATGCCACGCCAACCAACTGCGGAAGATGCAGGCGTCTTTCGCGTGGGATTGGGGACCAGCCTTTCCATCAGTGGGATTGTG GAAACCAGCATATATTGAATTTTACAACTCCGCAATTATTCGATCAATGACATCACATGCGGACAAAGTGGGCGCGCATTGGGACCTAAAGATAATCGCCCATTTGGAGTCCAGTCGTAAGAGGAAACAGATTGGCGGACGAATCGGGGCTTCGATAAAAGTGAATGGAGGACAAACGCTCACAGTGGATAGAGCTTTTGAATCTACGACAAGAGACGATGGGACCAGTGAAGCTGAACTTAATATGACTATTAGTGAg AACGTTATAAGTCTTTGGTGGCCTAATGGGTTCGGAGATCAGGCGTTATATGATTTGCATTTGAGGTTTACTTCAGGTGATTCTAAAGAAACTTATGCAATACACAAACAAATCGGCTTTCGGACTTTGGAAGTTGTAGAGGAAGACATTTCTCTATTACCTT GCAATGATACAGCGGGACCAGGCCTTtccttttatttcaaagttaatGGTTATCCTATCTTCATGAAAGGCTCAAACTGGATACCTGCAAATATCCTACCTGAACTTAGTAGTGATAAAAACACAG TGGATGAGCTCCTGCTATCTGCCCGCGAGGCGCACATGGCCATGCTACGAGTTTGGGGCGGCGGGGTGTACGAGTCAGATTACTTCTATCAGCGTTGCGACCAGCTCGGCATTCTCATCTGGCAAGACTTCCTATTTGCTTGCTCGATGTATCCAGCCGATGAGGAATTCCTTGA AACCGTCAAGGTGGAAATTGAACAAAATGTGATCAATCTTCAGCATCACCCGTCAATCGCAATCTGGGCTGGCAATAATGAAAACGAAGCTGCTTTGCGCGGCAATTGGTATTTCACTAACCCTCAATTCATGAAATACAAGAAAGAATATGTAAAACTTTATGTAGACACGATTAAACCCATCGTCGAAGGTTTGGATCCTGGTCGTCGCTACGTAGCCTCCAGTCCGTCCAATGGAAAGGAATCGGAGGAAGAAGGTTATATATCAGAGCATCCTTATGACCCGCATTATGGAGACACACATTATTACAATTATCTTTTAGACAATtggaatcaaaatatttatccCAAGACGAGGTTTGCGTCTGAGTATGGATTTCAGTCTCTGCCTTCTCTCGTAACGATGAGAACTGCGACGAATAATGAGTCTGACTTTCAAGTGGATAGCCCATATTCTGTCCACAGGCAGCATAGTCCGGGTGGATACGGTTTTATTCAAGACCAAATGAATCGTTATTTTCGACTGGATAAAAGTGATACGAAATATTTTGAGAAATTTGTTTACTATAGTCAA atatcaCAAGCAATGGCGATGAAAGCGGAAACGGAATTCTATCGGCAGAGCCAAGCCGATTGGTACACCATGGGCGCGTTGTACTGGCAACTGAACGATGTCTGGCAGGCGCCGTCTTGGTCTGGCATTG AGTACGGTGGCAAATGGAAGATGCTccattactttgcaaaatcctTCTTCGCGCCAGTTTTAGTGTCTCCTAGACTGCTGCTAACCCACGACGTAGATATTTACCTGTTGAATGACCGATTTGTGCCCATAACCGGTGGAATCATAACCGTAGAGTTTTTCAACTGGACCAGCACAACACCAATGCGATCAATACTAATCGCCGCCAATGCAGACCCGTTGTCATCAATAAAGGTCCCTTTGAGTATAGCGTTATGGAAAGAGGAAATTAATAAAGTGTTTTTAAGATTCTCTTTAGTTGCGGATGGAGTTAGTTCTTCGCCATACAACTATGTTTTCCCAACTCCATTCAAGTCCGTCAAAGGATTGAGGCAACCAAATATTCAG ATTAATGTTTTAAGCAACATCAAAGCTACTACAGACGGCTTTCGGTACACGGTGGAAATAACCACAGATACGGTAGTTTTGTTCCTGTGGTTGGAGACGCAAGAGCCTGGCCGGTTCGAAGATAATGGACTCGTAGTAACAGACCCGCGTATCACGGTCAACTATGTCAGCAATAAGCAAATGTCCCCAAAAGACTTGGAGAAATCCATACACTATGATTATTATATGCAGGAATGA